A portion of the Nitrospirota bacterium genome contains these proteins:
- a CDS encoding glutaredoxin has translation MKAKALLKKRNVPFTEINMGWDGPLWDELEKKSGMTTVPQIYLDDTCIGGHDELKALIDSGRFEKVFASVLRSS, from the coding sequence ATCAAGGCAAAGGCTTTGCTGAAAAAAAGGAATGTCCCGTTCACGGAGATCAATATGGGTTGGGACGGACCCCTCTGGGATGAATTGGAGAAAAAATCCGGCATGACCACCGTGCCTCAAATCTATCTCGACGATACCTGCATCGGGGGCCATGATGAACTCAAGGCCCTCATCGATTCCGGTCGCTTCGAAAAGGTGTTCGCCTCCGTTCTGAGATCGTCATGA
- a CDS encoding response regulator yields the protein MSARPIGRMEAAGAGRVSPGKILVVDDDAALCDTLKDVFTGDGHHVGIARDGKAGLRELANDHYDVVITDLNMPEMEGLELLSHIRKSQFDVCPIVLTGFGTIEAAVESMKLGAYDYVLKPFNVNEFREVVWKCLARVREEREHPIRVDRLKAETAEGLLEALEAKDRYTRGHSERVGRYARILAEGLNLGDGDVRLIEQAGRLHDIGKIGVRLEHLNKRGPLTVDEHELYKLHVSYGKTILDVITPFRNLSEMAYHHHERFDGNGYLAGVQGADIPLGGRILVICDGFDAMTSDRPYRSRLPLGVAVQELLRCSGTQFDPDLVQVFVRRLKELHRPEELEPEEIVIARESSKGGLGPLIFTKRAVDEGEIPEWESDGRKTVPFERY from the coding sequence ATGAGCGCCCGACCGATTGGCCGCATGGAAGCCGCCGGAGCCGGCCGGGTTTCTCCGGGTAAGATCCTCGTCGTCGATGACGATGCCGCCCTTTGCGACACACTGAAGGATGTCTTCACGGGCGATGGTCATCACGTGGGGATAGCCCGGGACGGGAAGGCGGGGCTCCGCGAGCTTGCGAACGATCATTACGACGTCGTCATCACCGATCTCAACATGCCCGAGATGGAAGGATTGGAACTGCTCTCCCACATCCGTAAGAGTCAGTTCGACGTCTGTCCCATCGTACTCACCGGCTTCGGAACCATCGAGGCCGCGGTGGAATCGATGAAGCTGGGGGCCTACGACTACGTGCTGAAGCCGTTCAACGTAAACGAATTCCGCGAGGTCGTCTGGAAATGTCTGGCGCGGGTTCGCGAGGAACGGGAGCACCCGATTCGCGTCGACCGGCTCAAAGCGGAGACGGCGGAGGGCCTCCTTGAAGCCTTGGAAGCCAAGGATCGATACACGCGCGGCCATTCGGAGCGCGTGGGCCGATACGCCCGGATTCTGGCCGAGGGGCTCAATTTGGGTGACGGAGACGTGCGCCTGATCGAACAGGCGGGGCGGCTCCATGACATCGGCAAGATCGGAGTGCGCCTTGAACACCTCAACAAGAGGGGCCCCCTCACGGTCGACGAACACGAGCTCTACAAGCTGCATGTCTCCTATGGAAAGACAATTCTGGACGTCATCACGCCGTTTCGGAACCTGTCGGAAATGGCCTATCACCACCATGAACGATTCGATGGCAATGGGTATCTTGCGGGTGTTCAGGGCGCCGACATTCCGCTCGGTGGACGCATCCTCGTCATCTGCGACGGGTTCGACGCCATGACCTCCGACCGACCCTACCGCTCGCGTCTGCCTCTGGGTGTGGCGGTGCAGGAGCTTCTGCGCTGCTCAGGAACGCAGTTCGATCCTGACCTGGTTCAGGTGTTCGTGCGAAGACTCAAAGAGCTTCACCGTCCGGAAGAACTCGAACCGGAAGAGATCGTCATCGCCCGGGAAAGCTCGAAGGGCGGCCTCGGACCGCTGATCTTCACCAAGCGCGCGGTGGATGAGGGTGAAATCCCTGAGTGGGAATCCGACGGCCGGAAGACCGTGCCGTTCGAACGATACTAA
- a CDS encoding zinc ribbon domain-containing protein, whose amino-acid sequence MPIYEYVCKKCDQEFEELLRSRDEVVKCPGCGTKKVSRRLSIVGFKSGSTFVSASGGGGCGSGSCGGGSCGSCSH is encoded by the coding sequence GTGCCGATCTATGAATATGTCTGCAAGAAATGCGATCAGGAATTTGAGGAGTTGCTTCGATCAAGGGATGAAGTGGTCAAGTGTCCCGGCTGCGGAACGAAGAAGGTGTCCCGCCGGCTCTCGATCGTCGGTTTCAAGAGCGGAAGCACGTTCGTGTCGGCGAGCGGCGGCGGCGGCTGCGGCAGTGGGAGTTGCGGCGGCGGTTCCTGCGGATCCTGCTCGCACTAG
- a CDS encoding phosphoribosylglycinamide formyltransferase, protein MRTVALGVLASGTGTNLQAIIDRVEAGSLSARVAAIISDHAESGALGRAKKHGLFHEHVPREAFSTRTQFEEKIVGVLRERQVELVILAGFMRVLSPVFIRAFPQRIMNIHPSLLPSFPGLHGISQAFQHRVKVTGCTVHFVEEQVDAGPIIIQAECPILETDSEETLEARIHALEHQIYPEAIQLYAEGRLRIEGRKVTISESTVSPAPNLIQPAVRRNFEKKP, encoded by the coding sequence ATGCGAACGGTCGCCCTCGGCGTTCTTGCTTCCGGAACAGGCACCAATCTTCAGGCCATCATCGATCGAGTAGAAGCCGGCAGCCTGTCCGCCCGGGTCGCCGCGATCATATCGGACCATGCGGAATCCGGTGCATTGGGGCGGGCGAAAAAGCACGGACTGTTCCACGAGCACGTCCCGCGAGAGGCGTTCAGTACGAGGACGCAATTCGAGGAGAAGATCGTCGGCGTGCTTCGAGAACGCCAGGTGGAGCTCGTGATCCTCGCCGGCTTCATGCGGGTCCTTTCCCCCGTTTTCATCCGTGCCTTCCCGCAGCGCATCATGAACATTCATCCCTCGCTGTTACCGTCCTTCCCCGGACTCCATGGCATTTCGCAGGCGTTTCAGCACCGGGTCAAGGTCACCGGTTGCACGGTCCATTTCGTCGAAGAGCAGGTAGATGCCGGCCCTATCATTATCCAGGCGGAATGCCCGATTCTTGAAACCGACTCCGAAGAGACGCTGGAGGCGCGGATTCACGCTCTCGAGCATCAGATCTATCCCGAAGCGATACAGCTCTACGCCGAGGGACGGCTGCGCATCGAAGGACGCAAGGTGACGATATCCGAATCGACTGTGAGTCCCGCTCCCAATCTGATCCAGCCCGCGGTTCGTCGCAATTTCGAGAAGAAACCGTGA
- a CDS encoding phosphoribosylformylglycinamidine cyclo-ligase has protein sequence MPKPVKSGRKSPKPLTYKSSGVNIYVADEFVRRIAPLAKRTYSPSVIGHLGASAGLFQPDSRHLKDPILVASADGVGSKILVAEALGKFDTLGFDLVAMNVNDLLTTGARPLFFLDYLAVGELRLKRSVSLVKGIADACKEAECTLLGGETAEMPLVYTPEKFDLAGFAVGIVDRKRLLWRSRVRPGDLLIGLASSGLHSNGYSLALRAAGFSPKKSQISDLRFQIPGGRTLGDELLEPTRIYVKPVLALLDKSEVHAIAHITGGGMVRNLARILPRGLSCRVRPESWPVPPIFRWVRASGGVSDKEMLRTFNMGIGLVLALPQREARGTFRHFEGVGIKAYEIGRVETRKSGPPVVFE, from the coding sequence ATGCCCAAACCCGTGAAGTCTGGAAGAAAATCACCGAAGCCCCTCACCTATAAGTCGAGCGGCGTCAACATTTATGTGGCCGACGAATTCGTCCGCCGGATCGCGCCCCTCGCCAAGCGAACCTACTCGCCATCGGTGATCGGACATCTTGGCGCTTCGGCCGGACTGTTCCAGCCCGATTCTCGACACCTCAAAGACCCGATCCTCGTCGCGTCCGCCGACGGCGTGGGATCGAAGATCCTCGTCGCCGAGGCGCTCGGCAAGTTCGACACGCTGGGATTCGATCTCGTGGCCATGAACGTGAACGATCTGCTTACAACCGGTGCTCGTCCCTTGTTCTTTCTCGACTATCTGGCCGTGGGTGAGCTCCGGCTGAAGCGATCCGTGAGCCTCGTCAAAGGAATCGCCGACGCGTGCAAGGAGGCCGAGTGTACCTTGCTGGGCGGGGAAACGGCGGAAATGCCGCTCGTCTACACTCCCGAGAAGTTCGATCTGGCGGGATTCGCCGTGGGCATCGTCGATCGAAAGCGACTCCTGTGGAGGAGTCGCGTTCGACCGGGTGACCTCCTCATCGGCCTGGCCTCATCCGGCCTCCACAGCAACGGCTACTCCCTGGCCCTTCGAGCCGCCGGCTTCTCCCCAAAGAAATCTCAGATTTCAGATTTGAGATTTCAAATTCCAGGAGGGAGAACGCTCGGCGATGAGCTCCTGGAGCCGACGCGAATTTACGTGAAGCCCGTGCTTGCCTTGTTGGACAAGTCGGAAGTTCACGCGATTGCGCACATCACGGGGGGGGGGATGGTTCGCAACCTCGCGCGGATCCTTCCCCGAGGTCTCTCCTGCCGGGTTCGGCCGGAGAGCTGGCCCGTGCCGCCCATTTTTCGATGGGTTCGAGCGTCGGGAGGCGTGTCAGACAAGGAGATGCTCCGCACCTTCAACATGGGCATCGGACTGGTTTTGGCCCTTCCCCAACGCGAGGCCCGGGGTACGTTTCGACATTTCGAGGGCGTGGGCATCAAGGCGTACGAGATCGGGCGGGTGGAGACGCGGAAGAGCGGCCCGCCGGTCGTGTTCGAATAA
- a CDS encoding dephospho-CoA kinase gives MQTIGLTGGIATGKSTVARYLVQFGASLIDADEVAHEIILPGRPAYDEIVRAFGSVVLAADRAIDRIALGQIVFTDPQKRRLLNGITHPRIGESIALGLQSKAQSGCTICVVEAALLIENGRADLLRPMIVVSTDLETQIHRLMVRDRIARVEALAKIESQMPVAEKAKKADFVVDNSGPLESTYAQTREVWKKITEAPHL, from the coding sequence ATGCAGACGATCGGCCTGACTGGAGGAATCGCAACGGGGAAAAGCACCGTCGCACGCTACCTCGTCCAGTTTGGGGCCTCGCTCATCGACGCGGATGAGGTCGCTCACGAAATCATTCTCCCCGGCCGGCCGGCGTACGACGAGATCGTTCGCGCCTTCGGCTCAGTCGTCCTCGCCGCGGACCGGGCCATCGATCGCATCGCGCTTGGACAAATCGTCTTCACCGATCCGCAAAAACGCCGCCTTCTGAACGGCATCACCCATCCACGCATCGGGGAATCCATCGCTCTCGGCCTCCAAAGCAAGGCTCAGTCGGGATGCACGATCTGCGTGGTGGAGGCCGCCCTTCTCATCGAAAATGGACGGGCCGATCTCCTCCGGCCGATGATCGTGGTGTCGACAGACTTGGAGACTCAAATCCACCGACTAATGGTGAGGGACCGGATTGCCCGCGTGGAGGCCCTCGCGAAGATCGAAAGCCAGATGCCGGTGGCCGAGAAGGCCAAAAAAGCCGATTTTGTCGTTGACAATTCGGGGCCGTTGGAGTCTACCTATGCCCAAACCCGTGAAGTCTGGAAGAAAATCACCGAAGCCCCTCACCTATAA
- the amrB gene encoding AmmeMemoRadiSam system protein B — protein MMRAPAVAGRFYPADRRTLLKELDSFLPKSHGAKTTPIAIMVPHAGYMYSGAVAGEAYARITVPPRVIILNPNHTGIGARVSVSEFDEWETPLGIACVDVELRTALLKKCPSAELDQDAHLREHAGEVQIPFLQRLKPHVKLLPITLGDLSVEDCRDVGEALAGIIQELISSGPILIVASSDMNHYEPSNVSKVKDELALDRILGMDPEGLYDVVQKKNISMCGVLPVTAALFAATALGGKQATLVRYANSGDVSGDYDAVVGYASVIIN, from the coding sequence ATGATGCGGGCGCCGGCCGTTGCGGGGCGGTTCTACCCCGCGGATCGTAGGACCCTCCTGAAGGAACTCGATTCCTTTCTTCCGAAATCCCATGGAGCGAAGACCACCCCGATCGCGATCATGGTTCCCCACGCCGGGTACATGTATTCGGGCGCCGTGGCGGGTGAGGCGTATGCGCGGATCACGGTCCCACCCCGCGTTATTATCCTCAATCCCAACCACACCGGGATCGGGGCGCGAGTGTCCGTTTCGGAATTCGATGAGTGGGAAACGCCACTGGGAATTGCATGCGTCGATGTTGAACTTAGAACTGCGTTACTGAAGAAATGCCCCTCGGCCGAGTTGGATCAGGATGCACACTTGCGGGAACACGCGGGCGAGGTCCAAATTCCGTTCCTGCAAAGGCTGAAGCCGCACGTGAAACTCCTCCCGATCACACTCGGGGATCTATCGGTCGAAGATTGCCGGGACGTCGGCGAAGCGCTGGCGGGCATCATTCAGGAATTGATCTCGTCGGGCCCGATCCTCATCGTCGCCAGTTCGGACATGAATCACTACGAACCGTCGAATGTTTCGAAGGTGAAAGATGAACTCGCGCTGGACCGCATCCTTGGAATGGATCCCGAGGGGCTGTATGACGTTGTTCAGAAGAAGAACATCAGCATGTGTGGAGTCCTGCCCGTGACCGCTGCGCTTTTCGCGGCCACGGCCCTTGGAGGCAAACAGGCCACTCTCGTCCGGTACGCCAATTCGGGGGATGTGAGCGGCGATTACGACGCCGTGGTCGGATACGCGAGCGTGATCATCAACTGA
- a CDS encoding ABC transporter permease produces the protein MRFETIVWRNLLRRRVRSILTVLGIGIAIGAMIAQVSITRGFIKSISRLMETRNVQMVVSKKESPDPIFSSLPEDLAKGLLEVPHVDGLIGVLVDMVTIGNQPGVAVFGFRFHGEARSHLKIIHGRDIAGPGRHEIVIGWSLANRMKKKVGDKLNIEVDLYELVGIYETGNMIEDNSAAMALEDVQDLMSRPSQVTFYNVLLDDVKNMDVAKKEIETRFPHVLAMGAGELADTLDAIQMAKVMAWILSVVSIVIGAVATMNTMLMSVFERTREIGILRALGWKRRKIFRLILSESVLLSVFGWVVGIGVGIFGVWVINEIPRVSGTLPGKFDAVLLGQAFGIAVGLGAIGAFYPAYRATNVSPSEALRYE, from the coding sequence GTGCGATTTGAGACCATCGTGTGGAGAAACCTGCTCCGTCGGCGCGTGCGATCGATCCTCACCGTGCTGGGGATCGGAATTGCCATCGGCGCGATGATCGCCCAGGTGTCCATCACGCGCGGCTTCATCAAGAGCATCAGCCGCCTCATGGAAACGCGGAATGTCCAAATGGTGGTGAGCAAGAAAGAATCGCCGGACCCCATCTTCAGCTCCCTTCCGGAGGATTTGGCCAAGGGTCTGCTGGAGGTTCCACACGTGGACGGCCTGATCGGCGTGCTCGTGGACATGGTGACGATCGGCAACCAGCCCGGTGTGGCCGTGTTCGGATTCCGGTTTCACGGCGAGGCGCGTTCGCACCTCAAGATCATCCATGGGCGGGACATCGCGGGTCCCGGCCGGCACGAAATCGTCATCGGCTGGAGCCTGGCCAATCGAATGAAAAAGAAAGTGGGGGACAAATTGAACATCGAGGTGGACTTGTATGAATTGGTGGGTATATATGAAACGGGAAACATGATTGAGGACAACAGCGCGGCGATGGCATTGGAGGACGTGCAGGACCTCATGAGCCGGCCTTCGCAGGTGACCTTCTACAACGTGCTTCTGGACGACGTGAAAAACATGGACGTCGCCAAGAAGGAAATCGAGACTCGATTCCCGCACGTCTTGGCCATGGGCGCGGGGGAACTGGCGGACACGCTGGACGCCATCCAGATGGCCAAGGTGATGGCCTGGATTCTGTCGGTCGTCTCCATCGTAATCGGCGCGGTGGCGACGATGAACACCATGCTCATGAGTGTGTTCGAACGGACGCGGGAGATCGGCATCTTGCGCGCACTCGGCTGGAAGCGGAGGAAGATCTTTCGCTTGATACTGTCGGAAAGCGTTCTGCTTTCGGTCTTCGGCTGGGTCGTGGGAATCGGAGTGGGCATCTTTGGAGTGTGGGTCATCAATGAAATCCCGCGGGTCTCAGGGACGCTCCCGGGAAAGTTCGACGCCGTCCTGCTGGGCCAAGCCTTCGGGATCGCCGTCGGATTGGGGGCAATCGGCGCCTTTTATCCCGCCTATCGGGCGACCAATGTTTCACCGAGCGAGGCGCTGCGTTATGAGTAA
- a CDS encoding UPF0182 family protein: MSKGNGAFKGAPRLRGGPIAALAILFFLLSASGRVVQVVTDYWWFQEIAMTPAFWVMLGSKIKLGLLAGAAAGAVIYVSVWLSLRGGREMVVREERDVIEFPAARMKLGAMKITGALVSLLLAYWIGMWASNRWSVVLEFYNGVAFGEVDPLFGKDIRFYVYSLPFYRFIGGWATAVIVLSLLATGLIRAMLGQLEWGTSGAKVSSSARSHLLILAGLFCVILAYRFHLSMYDLASAQRAIAPGAGYADIHAYLPALKVLRLVALLSALLSWAAIWIPGVRLPAVAAGLIAVGFFGARGYREFVQRFDVAPNEVVRETPYIQWGIRNTRAAFGLEGVQELEFDPSESLTANDLRRNEGTLKNVRLWDHAPLLTTYSQLQEIRTYYDFMDVDNDRYWVEGEYRQVMLSPRELNPASLPSRIWINEHLTYTHGYGVCMGPVNRITPEGLPEFFVKDIPPVSRAGLKVTRPEIYFGEARGVYSIVNTQAKEFDYPAGEENVYSQYSGRGGIPFTGSLRKLLFSTRLKELKLLLSRDITAESRIMIYRNIQERVTKAAPFLLYDRDPYLILTDEGRLVWMVDAYTTTSRYPYAEVVRGIGNYMRNSVKVTVDAYDGTVTFYAADERDPLIRTYQRIFPEVFKPLAQMPKDVRSHVRYPQTLLMVQAMVYGTYHMTDPQVFYNKEDLWRIAQRSGGDAMEPYYTIMKLAGVGQSEEFILMVPFTPSKKENMIAWMAARCDDPNYGGLLVYNFPKQKLVYGPGQISSRIDQDPEISKQLTLWGQGGSRVIRGSLLVIPVDRSLLYVQPLYLESEGGGLPEAKRVIVAFGNSIAMEATLEESLERIFGRGSKVSGSAATAPGAPAPNLRTDAGVSELTRQAREHYDRAQERLKAGDWAAFGYELQKLGEILKRLQEKR, encoded by the coding sequence ATGAGTAAAGGGAACGGCGCTTTCAAAGGAGCACCCCGGTTGAGGGGCGGGCCGATCGCGGCCCTCGCCATCCTGTTCTTCTTGCTGAGCGCGAGCGGGCGCGTGGTCCAGGTGGTGACGGACTACTGGTGGTTCCAGGAAATCGCCATGACTCCGGCCTTCTGGGTGATGCTGGGGTCGAAGATCAAGCTCGGCCTCCTCGCGGGCGCGGCGGCCGGTGCGGTGATCTATGTGAGCGTTTGGCTGTCGCTGCGGGGCGGGCGTGAAATGGTTGTGCGGGAGGAGCGGGACGTGATCGAATTCCCCGCTGCGCGCATGAAGCTCGGCGCGATGAAGATCACGGGCGCCCTCGTCTCCCTCCTGCTCGCGTACTGGATCGGCATGTGGGCCTCCAACCGCTGGAGCGTCGTTCTCGAATTCTACAACGGCGTGGCTTTCGGCGAGGTCGATCCGCTGTTTGGGAAGGACATCCGATTCTACGTCTATTCGCTCCCCTTCTACCGATTTATTGGCGGTTGGGCCACCGCGGTCATCGTCCTTTCGCTCCTGGCCACGGGCCTTATCCGCGCGATGCTGGGTCAACTCGAATGGGGCACGAGCGGAGCGAAAGTGTCGTCTTCGGCCCGATCGCATCTCTTGATTCTTGCGGGATTGTTTTGCGTGATTCTGGCGTATCGATTCCATCTCTCGATGTACGATCTCGCGTCGGCCCAGAGAGCCATCGCGCCGGGTGCGGGGTACGCGGACATCCATGCCTATCTGCCGGCGCTCAAGGTCCTACGCCTCGTCGCGTTGCTCTCCGCCCTCCTTTCCTGGGCGGCAATCTGGATTCCCGGCGTCCGGCTTCCCGCCGTGGCGGCCGGTCTCATCGCCGTCGGTTTCTTTGGGGCGCGGGGGTATCGGGAATTTGTACAGCGTTTCGATGTGGCTCCCAACGAGGTGGTCCGCGAAACGCCATACATCCAATGGGGCATCCGGAACACGCGCGCGGCGTTCGGATTGGAGGGGGTGCAGGAACTTGAGTTCGATCCCTCCGAGTCGCTCACGGCGAATGATCTCCGTCGGAACGAAGGGACGCTCAAGAACGTCCGCCTGTGGGACCACGCACCGCTCCTTACCACCTACAGCCAGCTCCAGGAAATCCGGACCTACTACGATTTTATGGACGTGGACAACGACCGCTATTGGGTGGAAGGCGAGTATCGACAGGTCATGCTCTCACCGAGAGAACTAAACCCGGCCAGCCTGCCGAGCCGCATCTGGATCAACGAGCACCTCACGTACACTCACGGTTACGGGGTGTGCATGGGTCCGGTCAACCGGATCACTCCGGAAGGGCTTCCCGAGTTCTTCGTGAAGGATATTCCGCCGGTATCGAGGGCCGGATTGAAGGTGACTCGCCCCGAGATCTATTTCGGAGAAGCCCGCGGCGTGTATTCGATTGTGAACACCCAGGCGAAGGAGTTCGATTATCCCGCCGGGGAAGAAAATGTCTACTCGCAATACAGCGGCCGCGGCGGGATCCCCTTTACCGGTTCCCTGCGGAAACTCCTTTTCTCGACGCGGCTGAAGGAACTCAAGCTCCTGCTTTCACGGGATATCACAGCCGAGAGCCGGATCATGATCTATCGGAACATCCAGGAGCGCGTCACAAAGGCGGCGCCGTTCCTGCTCTACGACCGCGATCCCTACCTCATTCTCACGGACGAAGGTCGGCTCGTGTGGATGGTGGACGCCTATACCACCACGTCCCGCTACCCCTATGCCGAAGTCGTTCGCGGCATCGGGAACTACATGCGCAATTCCGTGAAAGTGACGGTGGACGCCTATGACGGTACCGTGACCTTTTACGCGGCGGACGAACGGGATCCGTTGATCCGGACCTACCAACGGATATTCCCGGAGGTGTTCAAGCCCCTGGCACAGATGCCGAAGGATGTGCGCTCGCATGTTCGGTATCCGCAAACCCTGCTGATGGTGCAGGCCATGGTGTACGGGACCTATCACATGACCGATCCGCAGGTGTTCTACAACAAAGAGGATTTGTGGAGGATTGCCCAACGCTCCGGAGGCGACGCCATGGAGCCGTATTACACGATTATGAAGTTGGCGGGCGTGGGGCAGTCGGAGGAATTCATCCTCATGGTGCCGTTCACGCCCTCCAAGAAGGAGAACATGATTGCCTGGATGGCCGCGCGGTGCGACGATCCCAACTACGGCGGGTTGCTCGTCTACAATTTCCCGAAACAGAAACTGGTGTACGGCCCCGGACAGATCAGCTCCCGGATCGATCAGGATCCCGAGATTTCAAAACAACTGACCCTGTGGGGTCAGGGCGGATCGAGAGTCATCCGGGGTAGTCTTCTGGTCATTCCGGTCGATCGATCCTTACTGTATGTCCAGCCGCTCTACTTGGAATCGGAGGGAGGAGGGTTGCCGGAGGCGAAGCGGGTGATCGTCGCGTTCGGAAATTCAATTGCCATGGAGGCGACGCTGGAGGAATCGTTGGAACGCATTTTCGGGCGCGGATCGAAGGTCTCCGGCAGTGCAGCGACCGCTCCGGGAGCGCCGGCGCCGAATCTTCGGACCGATGCGGGCGTCTCCGAACTGACCCGTCAGGCGCGTGAGCACTACGATCGGGCGCAGGAACGGCTGAAAGCGGGCGACTGGGCGGCCTTCGGGTACGAACTTCAAAAGTTGGGGGAGATCCTCAAGCGATTGCAGGAGAAGCGCTGA
- the lspA gene encoding signal peptidase II, producing the protein MIYNQPTRKLAVVLLISLGVFACDQVTKDLVKTGLRHGEVKTVAQCCFNLVHVHNTGAAFSLFSDVRSYWGRMAFTLFSLLAVGVVFYYLFATPAGATLQVIALAAILGGAVGNLLDRFRYGYVVDFIHLHYTRFHWHIFNVADIAITVGVALLILRMITPRLARLQPPVPL; encoded by the coding sequence GTGATATACAATCAGCCCACGCGAAAGCTCGCAGTAGTTCTTCTCATATCGCTGGGCGTCTTCGCCTGTGATCAGGTCACCAAGGACCTCGTGAAAACAGGCCTCCGTCACGGGGAGGTCAAGACCGTGGCGCAGTGCTGTTTCAATCTCGTCCACGTACACAACACCGGCGCCGCATTCAGCCTGTTTTCGGACGTGCGTTCGTACTGGGGACGAATGGCCTTTACACTCTTCTCGCTCTTAGCCGTGGGAGTGGTCTTCTACTACCTCTTCGCCACACCGGCCGGTGCCACTCTTCAGGTTATTGCTCTAGCCGCGATCCTGGGCGGCGCGGTCGGCAATCTACTGGACCGTTTCCGCTACGGCTACGTCGTCGATTTCATCCATCTCCACTATACCCGGTTCCACTGGCACATCTTCAACGTCGCCGACATCGCCATCACCGTGGGCGTTGCCCTCCTGATCCTGCGGATGATCACGCCCCGTCTCGCCCGCCTTCAACCCCCTGTTCCCCTCTGA
- a CDS encoding addiction module protein, giving the protein MTKAAKKLEKEIEALPDTDKLRLVDAILAGLDKPDPEVDRVWAKEARKRWAAYKSGRARTVSYESVMARHRPS; this is encoded by the coding sequence ATGACGAAGGCGGCCAAGAAGTTGGAGAAGGAGATTGAGGCGCTGCCCGACACCGACAAATTGCGACTCGTAGATGCCATTCTAGCGGGTTTGGATAAACCGGACCCCGAGGTCGATCGCGTTTGGGCGAAAGAGGCCCGGAAGAGGTGGGCGGCCTACAAATCCGGCCGCGCCAGAACGGTATCGTATGAATCGGTCATGGCCAGGCATCGCCCCTCTTGA
- a CDS encoding type II toxin-antitoxin system PemK/MazF family toxin, which produces MVEAAQGEIWWADLPTPTKSAPGFRRPVIVVQGDPLNRSRIATLVCVLLTSNLNWAEAPGNTLLRAEATGLPKDSVANASQIVAIDRVFLSERAGKLSPRFLAQILQGVDIVLGR; this is translated from the coding sequence GTGGTAGAAGCCGCCCAGGGAGAAATCTGGTGGGCGGATTTGCCCACACCTACAAAATCTGCGCCCGGATTCCGAAGACCGGTGATCGTTGTCCAAGGAGACCCCCTGAACAGGAGTCGGATTGCCACGTTGGTCTGCGTGCTGCTCACGAGCAATCTGAATTGGGCGGAGGCCCCTGGCAATACTCTTCTTCGTGCAGAAGCGACCGGCCTGCCGAAGGACTCCGTAGCCAACGCCTCGCAAATCGTGGCCATCGATCGGGTGTTCCTTTCCGAGCGTGCCGGTAAACTTTCCCCGCGCTTCCTCGCGCAGATTCTTCAAGGCGTCGATATCGTCCTCGGCCGGTAG